One window of Paralichthys olivaceus isolate ysfri-2021 chromosome 20, ASM2471397v2, whole genome shotgun sequence genomic DNA carries:
- the samd12 gene encoding sterile alpha motif domain-containing protein 12 isoform X2: protein MAVEAVHCNLSQNGIDHQMCPEDVTSQLEGEEESVDAGAVLLDDDSPSYHDVSPPMYQRRSPPHRSVSESELTRPGYVKLSKPVALWTQQDVCKWLKKHCPNQHQIYSDSFKQHDITGRALMRLTDRKLERMGIMQEAQRQHILQQVLQLRVREEVRTLQLLTQAAALLHQRHHQLSASPPPPPPPPVCPQTLKHGFAGGAEIQILGIFVPT, encoded by the exons CAGATGTGCCCGGAGGACGTGACGTCACagctggagggagaggaggagtcCGTGGACGCGGGGGCTGTGCTGCTGGATGACGACAGCCCGAGCTACCATGATGTCAGCCCGCCCATGTACCAGCGCCGCTCCCCGCCACACCGCTCTGTCTCCGAGTCCGAGCTGACGCGG CCAGGGTACGTGAAGCTGTCCAAGCCCGTTGCCCTGTGGACCCAACAGGACGTGTGCAAATGGCTGAAGAAACATTGTCCCAATCAGCACCAGATCTACAGCGACTCCTTCAAACAACACGACATCACAG GGCGGGCTCTGATGAGATTGACGGACAGAAAGCTGGAAAGAATGGGCATCATGCAGGAAGCCCAGAGGCAGCACATCCTGCAGCAGGTCCTGCAGCTGCGAGTCCGGGAGGAAGTCAGGACACTTCAACTTCTCACACAAG CAGCCGCCCTCCTCCATCAGCGCCACCATCAGCTCTCTGcatcacctccaccaccaccaccaccacccgtCTGCCCACAGACTCTCAAACACGGCTTTGCCGGAGGGGCCGAAATACAAATTCTAGGAATTTTTGTCCCCACTTGA